In Gambusia affinis linkage group LG08, SWU_Gaff_1.0, whole genome shotgun sequence, a single window of DNA contains:
- the ptdss2 gene encoding phosphatidylserine synthase 2 — translation MTKSESKRSGVSAGKCASAASAAEQVNNGSFDVGFPEPSPAAKAKVLKQTSKESLHRRNAECEVYDDGTNTFFWRAHTLTVLFILTCALVYVTLLEETPQDTAYNTKRGIVASILVFLCFGVTQAKDGPFTRPHPAYWRFWLCVSVVYELFLIFILFQTVHDGRQFMKYIDPKLGVALPERDYGGNCLIYDPGNATDPFHNLWDKMDGFVPAHFLGWYIKTLMIRDWWMCMMISVMFEFLEYSLEHQLPNFSECWWDHWIMDVLVCNGLGIYCGMKTLAWLSMKPYQWQGLWNIPTYKGKIKRIAFQFTPYSWAKFEWRPASDLRRWLAVLGIIFMFLLAELNTFYLKFVLWMPPEHYLVLLRLVFFVNVGGVAMREIYDFMDDPKFHKKLGQQAWLASAITVTEFLIVVKYDPHTLMLPIPFSVMQCWFLGIFLILIWTLWRFFIRDITLRYKETRRRRQEAPVDWDRQLGNGSPGAAGAAGAAGAAGAAGAAGAAGAAGAAGAAGAAGTASGRSKLNGSSDTLRQRKS, via the exons ATGACCAAGTCCGAGTCGAAGAGAAGCGGCGTGTCCGCCGGCAAATGCGCCAGCGCCGCATCCGCCGCCGAGCAGGTCAACAACGGCTCGTTTGACGTGGGCTTCCCGGAGCCGAGCCCCGCAGCCAAAGCCAAGGTGCTGAAGCAGACGTCCAAGGAGAGCCTCCACCGGAGAAACGCGGAGTGCGAGGTGTACGACGACGGGACCAACACCTTTTTCTG GCGAGCCCACACCCTGACGGTGCTGTTCATCCTGACCTGCGCCCTGGTCTACGTCACGCTGCTGGAAGAGACGCCCCAGGACACGGCCTACAACACTAAAAG AGGCATTGTGGCCAGCATCCTGGTGTTCCTCTGTTTTGGGGTAACGCAGGCCAAAGATGGACCCTTCACCCGACCCCATCCAG CTTACTGGCGGTTCTGGCTCTGCGTTAGTGTCGTCTATGagctcttcctcatcttcatcctctttCAG ACGGTGCACGATGGGCGACAGTTCATGAAGTACATCGACCCTAAACTAGGGGTCGCTCTGCCTGAGCGCGACTATGGAGGAAACTGCCTCATCTACGACCCGGGCAACGCCACGGATCCTTTTCACAACCTCTGG gatAAGATGGACGGCTTCGTTCCAGCTCACTTCCTGGGATGGTACATAAAG ACGCTGATGATTCGGGATTGGTGGATGTGCATGATGATCAGTGTGATGTTTGAGTTCCTGGAATACAGCCTGGAGCACCAGCTACCAAACTTCTCAGAGTGCTGGTGGGACCAT TGGATCATGGATGTTCTGGTGTGCAACGGTTTGGGGATCTACTGCGGCATGAAGACGCTGGCCTGGCTGTCCATGAAGCCGTACCAGTGGCAGGGCCTCTGGAACATTCCTACCTACAA GGGGAAGATAAAGCGCATAGCATTCCAGTTCACACCGTACAGCTGGGCCAAGTTTGAGTGGAGGCCGGCTTCGGACCTTCGGCGCTGGCTCGCTGTGTTGGGGATTATCTTCATG TTCCTGCTGGCGGAGCTGAACACCTTCTACCTGAAGTTCGTGCTGTGGATGCCTCCCGAACACTACCTGGTGCTGCTGCGCCTCGTCTTCTTCGTCAACGTGGGCGGCGTGGCCATGAGGGAGATCTACGACTTCATGGACGACCC GAAGTTCCACAAAAAGCTGGGCCAGCAGGCGTGGCTGGCGTCGGCCATAACGGTGACGGAGTTCCTCATCGTGGTCAAGTACGACCCCCACACCCTCATGCTGCCCATCCCCTTCTCCGTCATGCAGTGCTGGTTCTTGGGcatcttcctcatcctcatctggactctgtggaggtTCTTCATCCG TGACATCACGCTCCGTTACAAGGAGACGCGCCGGCGTAGACAGGAGGCGCCCGTGGACTGGGACCGCCAGCTGGGGAACGGCAGCCCAGGGGCAGCAGGGGCAGCTGgggcagcaggagcagctgggGCAGCAGGGGCAGCAGGGGCAGCTGgggcagcaggagcagcaggagcagcaggggCAGCTGGGACGGCGTCGGGCCGCAGCAAACTGAACGGCAGCTCCGACACGCTGCGACAGAGGAAGTCCTGA
- the LOC122835938 gene encoding cyclin-dependent kinase inhibitor 1C-like codes for MSHVQLSSSALERLVARRTFPLQRRTGVCRSLFGPVDHDELSRDVKAKLREISERDQQRWNFNFEDNSPLEGDYEWEEMPAERTAAFYRESVQSGRTRVPATPVKQTPSSDSVMSESSDGDVMERLAVPESDRSVVGGDGESSSPTPAEVNQENRPVTGISGTRRQAPRVRCKRSAAAADDNNTHITDFFVKRKKAADRLPKSPISLEQTPRKRIR; via the exons ATGTCCCACGTCCAGTTATCGAGCAGTGCGCTGGAGAGGCTGGTGGCCCGCAGGACCTTCCCTCTCCAAAGGCGCACCGGCGTGTGCCGCAGTCTTTTCGGGCCGGTGGATCACGACGAGCTGAGTCGGGATGTGAAAGCCAAGCTGCGGGAGATTTCCGAACGGGACCAGCAGAGATGGAACTTTAATTTCGAGGACAACAGCCCGCTGGAAGGGGACTACGAGTGGGAAGAGATGCCCGCGGAGAGGACGGCGGCGTTTTATCGGGAATCAGTGCAGAGCGGCAGGACGCGCGTCCCGGCGACGCCCGTGAAGCAGACGCCCTCCTCGGATTCCGTTATGTCGGAGAGCTCCGACGGGGATGTAATGGAGCGCTTAGCGGTACCGGAGAGCGACCGCAGCGTCGTCGGCGGCGACGGGGAAAGCAGCTCCCCGACCCCGGCGGAGGTGAATCAGGAGAACCGGCCGGTCACAGGGATCTCAGGGACTCGCAGACAGGCTCCCCGTGTTCGGTGCAAGAGgtcggctgctgctgctgatgacaACAACACGCACATCACAG ACTTCTTCGTGAAACGAAAGAAGGCTGCCGACAGACTTCCCAAGTCTCCCATCTCGTTGGAACAAACTCCGCGAAAGAGGATCCGTTGA
- the LOC122835927 gene encoding uncharacterized protein LOC122835927 — protein MLESQSISQIQTVLGGSDLCVATMFGVSKAFVPLFIPLGWGLGYAVTTGLKKVFDHCFPGKDSNEGYHREEEDDLFWKGLPTDTQEQTDPAGKVCSEKATEVCGTTDSHPTRTGLESTEDKGTVSGQTDPAGEVVSEHPTNVCGTTDIGVTETVRDGTKDNRTVFEQTDPAGEVCSKTTVHQEGERTVAEKSDPAGEDLSVADLAAKALAEVTAEALVSWVPALSFPKCSTLKSTFTSDVPIPPSPDGECISEEDGVMNLSKKPSLHARITVALEVNISPDVEAEHRVGLDLPDTGRTATAGNGQTEENFFKFSNELQNSWRQTRIHPVVANRTMDVPADCEGGSERYHLSSVICGDSKPAQFHSYLIKGEQTVKADDEHVFTADSDCSEDMSQNSLIYIYEKVRNDETTNITVSPAPPLEGDKGAFGEEPKLLNYEEDKIIEDLISYYLEAGEL, from the exons ATGCTTGAATCTCAGAGTATCAGTCAGATCCAGACGGTTCTTGGAGGTTCAGATTTGTGTGTAGCAACAATGTTTGGTGTTTCAAAAGCGTTCGTTCCCTTGTTTATCCCACTTGGTTGGGGCCTGGGATATGCTGTGACCACGGGGTTGAAGAAAGTTTTTGATCATTGCTTTCCAGGAAAGGATTCAAATGAAGGTTACCATCGGGAGGAAGAAGACGACTTGTTTTGGAAAGGTCTTCCAACCGACACCCAAGAACAAACCGACCCGGCTGGGAAGGTTTGTTCTGAAAAGGCGACAGAGGTTTGTGGGACCACAGACTCTCACCCAACAAGGACTGGACTAGAAAGTACAGAGGACAAGGGTACTGTCTCTGGGCAAACCGACCCGGCTGGGGAGGTTGTCTCTGAACACCCGACCAATGTCTGTGGGACCACAGACATTGGTGTGACAGAGACGGTACGAGACGGTACCAAGGACAATCGTACTGTCTTTGAacaaactgacccggctggggaagtttgctcAAAGACGACTGTACACCAGGAGGGTGAGAGAACAGTCGCAGAGAAATctgacccggctggggaggATTTGTCTGTGGCTGACCTCGCAGCCAAAGCTCTGGCTGAGGTAACAGCAGAAGCTTTGGTCTCATGGGTTCCAGCTCTGTCCTTTCCAAAGTGCTCTACTCTCAAGAGCACTTTTACAAGCGACGTTCCAATTCCACCTTCCCCGGATGGGGAATGCATCTCAGAAGAAGATGGAGTGATGAATTTGTCAAAGAAACCCTCTCTACATGCAAGGATCACCGTTGCCTTGGAGGTTAACATTTCTCCGGATGTTGAAGCAGAACACAGAGTTGGCTTGGATCTCCCAGATACAGGCAGGACAGCAACTGCAGGAAACGGACAGACGGAGGAGAACTTCTTCAAGTTCTCCAACGAGCTCCAGAACAGCTGG AGGCAGACCAGGATTCACCCTGTGGTAGCCAATCGGACCATGGACGTTCCTGCGGATTGTGAAGGTGGAAGTGAGAGGTACCACCTGTCCTCCGTTATCTGTGGAGATTCAAAGCCGGCTCAGTTCCACTCCTATTTGATAAAAGGAGAACAAACCGTTAAGGCTGACGACGAGCATGTCTTCACTGCAGACAGCGACTGCAGTGAAGACATGTCTCAAAATTCACTAATCTACATATATGAGAAGGTCAGAAACGATGAGACAACGAATATTACAGTTTCTCCAGCCCCTCCTCTGGAAGGTGATAAAGGAGCCTTTGGAGAGGAgccaaaattattaaattatgaagaaGACAAAATTATTGAAGACCTAATTAGTTACTATCTTGAG